In Malania oleifera isolate guangnan ecotype guangnan chromosome 8, ASM2987363v1, whole genome shotgun sequence, a single window of DNA contains:
- the LOC131162302 gene encoding pentatricopeptide repeat-containing protein At5g50390, chloroplastic-like isoform X1: MSMEIPFLRFQSVSLDQILSDPNPLTGGDKKSFVSGYFSAFNKRKWRNPFSRMKCCSTEAGIELKPKPKQSKISINVEKEARSKDTLIRKSSSGLCIQIDKLVFFKKYEEALELFEILEREGDFDLPASTYDALVNACIALKSIGGVKKVFKYAIDSGFEWNQNLRNRTLLMHVKCGMMIDARQLFNEMPDKNLVSWNTIIAGLVDFGDYSEAFHLFLDLWREFSDAGSRTFATVIRACAGLGYLFVARQLHSCALKMGISGNVFVSCALIDMYSKCGSIECAKFVFDDMPKKTTVGWNTIIAGYALHGYSEKALSMYYEMHESGVKMDHFTFSIVVRICARLASVDHAKQAHAGLIRHGFGLDVVANTTLVDFYSKWGRIEDARHVFDKMPRKNVISWNALIAGYGNHGRGAEAVEMFEQMLHEGMVPNHVTFLAVLSACSRSGLSDHGWEIFESMHRDYKIKPRGMHYACMIELLGQEGLLDEAFALIRDAPVKPTVNMWAALLTACRIHKNLELGKFAAVKIYGMEPEKLSNYVVLMNIYNSSGKFEEAAAVLETLKRRGLRMLPACSWIEIDKQPHVFLSTDKYHFQWKEIYQKLDNLLLEISKFGYVPEISDFFLCDVDEKEERTIHHHSEKLAIAFGLINTSDRTSLQVVQSHRICGDCHTAIKLIAMITRREIVVRDASRFHHFKDDLSNPEMMTIQS; this comes from the exons ATGAGCATGGAGATCCCCTTCTTGCGTTTCCAGAGCGTATCATTGGACCAGATCCTCTCTGATCCTAATCCTCTTACTGGCGGAGATAAAAAATCTTTCGTTTCTGGGTATTTTTCTGCATTCAATAAAAGAAAATGGCGGAACCCGTTCTCGCGGATGAAGTGTTGTTCTACTGAAGCAGGCATAGAGCTAAAGCCCAAGCCAAAACAATCTAAAATCAGCATTAATGTAGAAAAGGAAGCTCGTTCGAAAGATACCTTAATAAGAAAGTCGAGTTCTGGACTTTGCATTCAGATAGACAAGTTGGTTTTCTTTAAGAAGTACGAGGAAGCCCTCGAATTGTTTGAAATTTTGGAGCGCGAGGGTGATTTTGATTTGCCCGCTAGCACGTATGACGCTTTAGTGAATGCCTGCATTGCATTGAAATCTATCGGGGGTGTGAAGAAGGTGTTTAAGTATGCGATTGATAGTGGGTTTGAATGGAATCAAAATTTGAGGAACCGGACGTTGCTGATGCATGTGAAGTGTGGAATGATGATCGATGCGCGCCAACTGTTCAATGAAATGCCTGATAAGAACCTTGTTTCGTGGAATACAATAATTGCGGGGCTTGTTGACTTTGGAGATTACTCGGAAGCGTTCCATTTGTTTCTTGATTTGTGGCGGGAGTTTTCAGACGCTGGATCCCGCACCTTTGCCACTGTGATCCGGGCTTGTGCGGGGCTGGGATATCTTTTTGTTGCAAGACAATTGCATTCATGTGCTTTGAAAATGGGCATAAGTGGAAATGTGTTTGTATCGTGTGCATTGATTGACATGTACAGCAAGTGTGGGAGCATTGAATGTGCTAAATTTGTGTTTGATGATATGCCAAAGAAGACCACCGTTGGATGGAATACCATTATAGCTGGTTATGCACTGCACGGTTATAGTGAGAAAGCTTTGAGCATGTattatgagatgcatgagtctgGTGTTAAAATGGACCATTTCACGTTCTCAATTGTTGTAAGAATATGTGCGAGGTTGGCTTCTGTAGATCATGCTAAGCAAGCTCATGCAGGTCTCATTCGTCATGGATTTGGGTTAGATGTAGTAGCCAACACAACACTTGTGGATTTCTACAGCAAATGGGGCAGGATAGAAGATGCACGGCATGTTTTCGACAAGATGCCCCGCAAGAATGTTATATCTTGGAATGCCTTGATTGCTGGATATGGCAATCATGGGCGAGGAGCTGAGGCTGTTGAGATGTTTGAGCAGATGCTTCATGAAGGAATGGTGCCTAACCATGTTACTTTTCTGGCAGTATTATCTGCTTGTAGCCGCTCAGGTTTATCGGATCATGGATGGGAGATCTTTGAATCAATGCACAGGGATTACAAGATTAAGCCACGAGGAATGCACTATGCATGTATGATTGAACTGCTAGGTCAAGAAGGGCTTTTGGATGAAGCTTTTGCTTTAATAAGAGATGCTCCTGTTAAGCCCACAGTGAATATGTGGGCTGCCTTGCTTACAGCTTGCAGGATCCATAAGAATTTAGAGCTTGGCAAGTTTGCCGCTGTAAAAATTTATGGAATGGAACCTGAAAAGCTTAGTAATTATGTTGTGCTTATGAATATCTATAACAGTTCCGGGAAGTTTGAGGAAGCAGCTGCTGTCCTTGAGACCTTGAAAAGAAGGGGCTTGAGAATGCTTCCTGCATGCAGTTGGATTGAAATCGACAAGCAGCCTCATGTTTTCCTTTCTACTGATAAATACCACTTTCAGTGGAAGGAGATTTACCAAAAGTTAGACAACTTGTTGCTGGAGATTTCTAAATTTGGTTATGTTCCTGAGATCTCTGACTTTTTTCTTTGTGATGTGGATGAAAAGGAAGAGCGCACAATACATCATCACAGTGAGAAATTGGCGATTGCTTTTGGGCTGATCAATACTTCTGACCGGACATCGTTGCAGGTTGTGCAGAGCCATCGGATCTGTGGTGACTGCCATACTGCAATTAAGTTAATAGCCATGATTACTAGACGGGAAATTGTTGTGAGGGATGCCAGCAGATTCCACCATTTCAAAGATG atCTTAGCAACCCAGAGATGATGACCATACAGAGCTAA
- the LOC131162302 gene encoding pentatricopeptide repeat-containing protein At5g50390, chloroplastic-like isoform X2 codes for MSMEIPFLRFQSVSLDQILSDPNPLTGGDKKSFVSGYFSAFNKRKWRNPFSRMKCCSTEAGIELKPKPKQSKISINVEKEARSKDTLIRKSSSGLCIQIDKLVFFKKYEEALELFEILEREGDFDLPASTYDALVNACIALKSIGGVKKVFKYAIDSGFEWNQNLRNRTLLMHVKCGMMIDARQLFNEMPDKNLVSWNTIIAGLVDFGDYSEAFHLFLDLWREFSDAGSRTFATVIRACAGLGYLFVARQLHSCALKMGISGNVFVSCALIDMYSKCGSIECAKFVFDDMPKKTTVGWNTIIAGYALHGYSEKALSMYYEMHESGVKMDHFTFSIVVRICARLASVDHAKQAHAGLIRHGFGLDVVANTTLVDFYSKWGRIEDARHVFDKMPRKNVISWNALIAGYGNHGRGAEAVEMFEQMLHEGMVPNHVTFLAVLSACSRSGLSDHGWEIFESMHRDYKIKPRGMHYACMIELLGQEGLLDEAFALIRDAPVKPTVNMWAALLTACRIHKNLELGKFAAVKIYGMEPEKLSNYVVLMNIYNSSGKFEEAAAVLETLKRRGLRMLPACSWIEIDKQPHVFLSTDKYHFQWKEIYQKLDNLLLEISKFGYVPEISDFFLCDVDEKEERTIHHHSEKLAIAFGLINTSDRTSLQVVQSHRICGDCHTAIKLIAMITRREIVVRDASRFHHFKDGTCSCGDYW; via the coding sequence ATGAGCATGGAGATCCCCTTCTTGCGTTTCCAGAGCGTATCATTGGACCAGATCCTCTCTGATCCTAATCCTCTTACTGGCGGAGATAAAAAATCTTTCGTTTCTGGGTATTTTTCTGCATTCAATAAAAGAAAATGGCGGAACCCGTTCTCGCGGATGAAGTGTTGTTCTACTGAAGCAGGCATAGAGCTAAAGCCCAAGCCAAAACAATCTAAAATCAGCATTAATGTAGAAAAGGAAGCTCGTTCGAAAGATACCTTAATAAGAAAGTCGAGTTCTGGACTTTGCATTCAGATAGACAAGTTGGTTTTCTTTAAGAAGTACGAGGAAGCCCTCGAATTGTTTGAAATTTTGGAGCGCGAGGGTGATTTTGATTTGCCCGCTAGCACGTATGACGCTTTAGTGAATGCCTGCATTGCATTGAAATCTATCGGGGGTGTGAAGAAGGTGTTTAAGTATGCGATTGATAGTGGGTTTGAATGGAATCAAAATTTGAGGAACCGGACGTTGCTGATGCATGTGAAGTGTGGAATGATGATCGATGCGCGCCAACTGTTCAATGAAATGCCTGATAAGAACCTTGTTTCGTGGAATACAATAATTGCGGGGCTTGTTGACTTTGGAGATTACTCGGAAGCGTTCCATTTGTTTCTTGATTTGTGGCGGGAGTTTTCAGACGCTGGATCCCGCACCTTTGCCACTGTGATCCGGGCTTGTGCGGGGCTGGGATATCTTTTTGTTGCAAGACAATTGCATTCATGTGCTTTGAAAATGGGCATAAGTGGAAATGTGTTTGTATCGTGTGCATTGATTGACATGTACAGCAAGTGTGGGAGCATTGAATGTGCTAAATTTGTGTTTGATGATATGCCAAAGAAGACCACCGTTGGATGGAATACCATTATAGCTGGTTATGCACTGCACGGTTATAGTGAGAAAGCTTTGAGCATGTattatgagatgcatgagtctgGTGTTAAAATGGACCATTTCACGTTCTCAATTGTTGTAAGAATATGTGCGAGGTTGGCTTCTGTAGATCATGCTAAGCAAGCTCATGCAGGTCTCATTCGTCATGGATTTGGGTTAGATGTAGTAGCCAACACAACACTTGTGGATTTCTACAGCAAATGGGGCAGGATAGAAGATGCACGGCATGTTTTCGACAAGATGCCCCGCAAGAATGTTATATCTTGGAATGCCTTGATTGCTGGATATGGCAATCATGGGCGAGGAGCTGAGGCTGTTGAGATGTTTGAGCAGATGCTTCATGAAGGAATGGTGCCTAACCATGTTACTTTTCTGGCAGTATTATCTGCTTGTAGCCGCTCAGGTTTATCGGATCATGGATGGGAGATCTTTGAATCAATGCACAGGGATTACAAGATTAAGCCACGAGGAATGCACTATGCATGTATGATTGAACTGCTAGGTCAAGAAGGGCTTTTGGATGAAGCTTTTGCTTTAATAAGAGATGCTCCTGTTAAGCCCACAGTGAATATGTGGGCTGCCTTGCTTACAGCTTGCAGGATCCATAAGAATTTAGAGCTTGGCAAGTTTGCCGCTGTAAAAATTTATGGAATGGAACCTGAAAAGCTTAGTAATTATGTTGTGCTTATGAATATCTATAACAGTTCCGGGAAGTTTGAGGAAGCAGCTGCTGTCCTTGAGACCTTGAAAAGAAGGGGCTTGAGAATGCTTCCTGCATGCAGTTGGATTGAAATCGACAAGCAGCCTCATGTTTTCCTTTCTACTGATAAATACCACTTTCAGTGGAAGGAGATTTACCAAAAGTTAGACAACTTGTTGCTGGAGATTTCTAAATTTGGTTATGTTCCTGAGATCTCTGACTTTTTTCTTTGTGATGTGGATGAAAAGGAAGAGCGCACAATACATCATCACAGTGAGAAATTGGCGATTGCTTTTGGGCTGATCAATACTTCTGACCGGACATCGTTGCAGGTTGTGCAGAGCCATCGGATCTGTGGTGACTGCCATACTGCAATTAAGTTAATAGCCATGATTACTAGACGGGAAATTGTTGTGAGGGATGCCAGCAGATTCCACCATTTCAAAGATGGTACTTGCTCCTGTGGGGATTACTGGTGA
- the LOC131162302 gene encoding pentatricopeptide repeat-containing protein At5g50390, chloroplastic-like isoform X3: MKCCSTEAGIELKPKPKQSKISINVEKEARSKDTLIRKSSSGLCIQIDKLVFFKKYEEALELFEILEREGDFDLPASTYDALVNACIALKSIGGVKKVFKYAIDSGFEWNQNLRNRTLLMHVKCGMMIDARQLFNEMPDKNLVSWNTIIAGLVDFGDYSEAFHLFLDLWREFSDAGSRTFATVIRACAGLGYLFVARQLHSCALKMGISGNVFVSCALIDMYSKCGSIECAKFVFDDMPKKTTVGWNTIIAGYALHGYSEKALSMYYEMHESGVKMDHFTFSIVVRICARLASVDHAKQAHAGLIRHGFGLDVVANTTLVDFYSKWGRIEDARHVFDKMPRKNVISWNALIAGYGNHGRGAEAVEMFEQMLHEGMVPNHVTFLAVLSACSRSGLSDHGWEIFESMHRDYKIKPRGMHYACMIELLGQEGLLDEAFALIRDAPVKPTVNMWAALLTACRIHKNLELGKFAAVKIYGMEPEKLSNYVVLMNIYNSSGKFEEAAAVLETLKRRGLRMLPACSWIEIDKQPHVFLSTDKYHFQWKEIYQKLDNLLLEISKFGYVPEISDFFLCDVDEKEERTIHHHSEKLAIAFGLINTSDRTSLQVVQSHRICGDCHTAIKLIAMITRREIVVRDASRFHHFKDDLSNPEMMTIQS, translated from the exons ATGAAGTGTTGTTCTACTGAAGCAGGCATAGAGCTAAAGCCCAAGCCAAAACAATCTAAAATCAGCATTAATGTAGAAAAGGAAGCTCGTTCGAAAGATACCTTAATAAGAAAGTCGAGTTCTGGACTTTGCATTCAGATAGACAAGTTGGTTTTCTTTAAGAAGTACGAGGAAGCCCTCGAATTGTTTGAAATTTTGGAGCGCGAGGGTGATTTTGATTTGCCCGCTAGCACGTATGACGCTTTAGTGAATGCCTGCATTGCATTGAAATCTATCGGGGGTGTGAAGAAGGTGTTTAAGTATGCGATTGATAGTGGGTTTGAATGGAATCAAAATTTGAGGAACCGGACGTTGCTGATGCATGTGAAGTGTGGAATGATGATCGATGCGCGCCAACTGTTCAATGAAATGCCTGATAAGAACCTTGTTTCGTGGAATACAATAATTGCGGGGCTTGTTGACTTTGGAGATTACTCGGAAGCGTTCCATTTGTTTCTTGATTTGTGGCGGGAGTTTTCAGACGCTGGATCCCGCACCTTTGCCACTGTGATCCGGGCTTGTGCGGGGCTGGGATATCTTTTTGTTGCAAGACAATTGCATTCATGTGCTTTGAAAATGGGCATAAGTGGAAATGTGTTTGTATCGTGTGCATTGATTGACATGTACAGCAAGTGTGGGAGCATTGAATGTGCTAAATTTGTGTTTGATGATATGCCAAAGAAGACCACCGTTGGATGGAATACCATTATAGCTGGTTATGCACTGCACGGTTATAGTGAGAAAGCTTTGAGCATGTattatgagatgcatgagtctgGTGTTAAAATGGACCATTTCACGTTCTCAATTGTTGTAAGAATATGTGCGAGGTTGGCTTCTGTAGATCATGCTAAGCAAGCTCATGCAGGTCTCATTCGTCATGGATTTGGGTTAGATGTAGTAGCCAACACAACACTTGTGGATTTCTACAGCAAATGGGGCAGGATAGAAGATGCACGGCATGTTTTCGACAAGATGCCCCGCAAGAATGTTATATCTTGGAATGCCTTGATTGCTGGATATGGCAATCATGGGCGAGGAGCTGAGGCTGTTGAGATGTTTGAGCAGATGCTTCATGAAGGAATGGTGCCTAACCATGTTACTTTTCTGGCAGTATTATCTGCTTGTAGCCGCTCAGGTTTATCGGATCATGGATGGGAGATCTTTGAATCAATGCACAGGGATTACAAGATTAAGCCACGAGGAATGCACTATGCATGTATGATTGAACTGCTAGGTCAAGAAGGGCTTTTGGATGAAGCTTTTGCTTTAATAAGAGATGCTCCTGTTAAGCCCACAGTGAATATGTGGGCTGCCTTGCTTACAGCTTGCAGGATCCATAAGAATTTAGAGCTTGGCAAGTTTGCCGCTGTAAAAATTTATGGAATGGAACCTGAAAAGCTTAGTAATTATGTTGTGCTTATGAATATCTATAACAGTTCCGGGAAGTTTGAGGAAGCAGCTGCTGTCCTTGAGACCTTGAAAAGAAGGGGCTTGAGAATGCTTCCTGCATGCAGTTGGATTGAAATCGACAAGCAGCCTCATGTTTTCCTTTCTACTGATAAATACCACTTTCAGTGGAAGGAGATTTACCAAAAGTTAGACAACTTGTTGCTGGAGATTTCTAAATTTGGTTATGTTCCTGAGATCTCTGACTTTTTTCTTTGTGATGTGGATGAAAAGGAAGAGCGCACAATACATCATCACAGTGAGAAATTGGCGATTGCTTTTGGGCTGATCAATACTTCTGACCGGACATCGTTGCAGGTTGTGCAGAGCCATCGGATCTGTGGTGACTGCCATACTGCAATTAAGTTAATAGCCATGATTACTAGACGGGAAATTGTTGTGAGGGATGCCAGCAGATTCCACCATTTCAAAGATG atCTTAGCAACCCAGAGATGATGACCATACAGAGCTAA